From the Syntrophomonadaceae bacterium genome, one window contains:
- a CDS encoding type II toxin-antitoxin system HicA family toxin translates to MKRRELIRLLEKNGWWLLRNGARHDIYTNGKKNEPIPRHQEIDEMLAKAIIKRQELKQHH, encoded by the coding sequence ATGAAACGCCGGGAACTGATCAGGCTGCTAGAAAAAAACGGATGGTGGTTACTGAGAAACGGAGCAAGGCACGATATTTATACAAACGGCAAAAAAAACGAGCCGATCCCCCGACATCAAGAAATTGACGAGATGCTTGCAAAGGCTATCATTAAACGCCAAGAACTAAAACAGCAC